The following coding sequences are from one Pseudomonas mendocina window:
- the csy2 gene encoding type I-F CRISPR-associated protein Csy2, translated as MDAPEALLLLPRLRVQNANAISGPLTWGFPAVTAFTGFVHALQRKLSQDMDIALDGVAIICHRHQTQTSQPAGKRTQVFHLTRNPVGKDGSTSAIVEEGRMHLEVSLLIGVSGMALYDGMQDEKTIAQRAWDTALGMRLAGGSLLPPTWVLGDRSQASLEIWPGNAEEASRLSRKLARRLLPGFALIPRNDLLTRHTAALREQDTSLTSLDALLDLTRLNVDPPGSTDENGAPREAWQIRQRAGWLVPIPLGYRSLSEHVPGSVRNARDREVPFHFVESLYGLGEWRSPLRFGDIRELLWYHQAEPDVGLFRCNTPFLDLEAHA; from the coding sequence ATGGACGCGCCTGAAGCCCTGCTCCTGCTGCCGCGCCTGCGCGTGCAGAACGCCAATGCCATTTCCGGCCCACTGACCTGGGGCTTCCCCGCCGTCACTGCCTTCACCGGCTTCGTCCATGCCCTGCAGCGCAAGCTCAGCCAGGACATGGACATCGCCCTCGATGGTGTGGCCATCATCTGCCACCGGCATCAAACGCAAACCTCACAACCAGCCGGCAAGCGCACTCAGGTGTTCCACCTGACGCGCAACCCGGTAGGCAAGGACGGCTCGACGTCCGCCATCGTCGAAGAAGGCCGCATGCACCTGGAGGTCAGCCTGCTGATCGGTGTCTCCGGCATGGCCCTCTACGACGGCATGCAGGATGAAAAGACAATCGCCCAACGCGCCTGGGACACCGCCCTCGGCATGCGCCTGGCCGGTGGCAGCCTGCTGCCGCCGACCTGGGTACTCGGCGATCGCAGCCAAGCTTCGCTTGAAATCTGGCCCGGCAATGCCGAGGAAGCTTCCCGCCTCAGCCGCAAACTGGCGCGCCGTCTGCTGCCGGGCTTCGCCCTGATACCGCGCAATGACCTGCTGACACGACACACCGCCGCCCTGCGGGAGCAGGACACCAGCCTGACCAGCCTCGACGCCCTGCTCGACCTCACCCGCCTGAACGTCGACCCGCCTGGCTCCACCGACGAAAACGGCGCGCCGCGCGAGGCCTGGCAAATACGCCAACGCGCCGGCTGGCTGGTGCCGATTCCGCTGGGTTATCGCTCGCTGTCGGAGCATGTCCCTGGCAGCGTGCGCAATGCCCGCGACCGCGAGGTGCCGTTTCACTTCGTCGAAAGCCTCTACGGACTCGGCGAATGGCGCAGCCCGCTGCGTTTCGGCGATATCCGCGAACTGCTCTGGTATCACCAGGCCGAGCCAGATGTCGGCCTGTTCCGTTGCAACACGCCCTTTCTCGATCTCGAAGCCCACGCATAA
- the csy1 gene encoding type I-F CRISPR-associated protein Csy1: MATKSTAESAALRDLIHTFIHTRLQAKLDKLADDDPKRQPLLEAHQPDAWLADAARRVAQIQLATHTLKPIHPDARGSNLHAPPPALDLPGLVSSHCLAGQWDDDVVGNAAALDVFKLLKLEHAGRTLLQRMLEHDADLLAALSDDAEQAETWRASFAAITESRGTPASHTLAKQVYFPLPDGSYHLLAPLFPTSLVHRVQQRMREDRFGEAAKAARDARKAKQPHPHGYCEYLDLAIQKFGGTKPQNISQLNSERYGENWLLASLPPQWRTLDLRPPLRRDSAFEFIYRNDKALRARVAELQHFLRDTSHNNWQIRRKRARLLGEISDACHQYAAALLEANRNGELAAGWSAHADCRLDDSERHWLDPLRAQDDEAFKSTHLWRDWPEQASKRFGNWLNAKLDHDALRLGEDEANHWRGVLHDELTLFKEMLDDGRA, from the coding sequence ATGGCGACGAAGAGCACAGCCGAATCAGCCGCCCTGCGCGATCTGATCCACACCTTCATCCACACCCGCCTACAGGCCAAGCTCGACAAGCTGGCCGACGATGATCCCAAGCGCCAGCCACTGCTCGAAGCCCACCAGCCAGACGCCTGGCTCGCCGATGCCGCACGGCGCGTGGCGCAGATCCAGCTCGCCACTCACACCCTCAAGCCCATCCACCCCGACGCCCGTGGCAGCAACCTGCATGCCCCGCCGCCCGCGCTCGATCTGCCGGGGCTGGTGTCCAGCCATTGCCTGGCAGGGCAGTGGGACGATGACGTGGTGGGCAACGCAGCAGCGCTGGACGTGTTCAAGCTCCTCAAGCTGGAACACGCAGGCCGGACTTTGCTGCAACGCATGCTGGAGCACGATGCCGACCTGCTTGCCGCTCTCAGTGACGACGCCGAGCAGGCCGAAACCTGGCGCGCCAGCTTTGCCGCCATCACCGAAAGCCGTGGCACGCCGGCCTCCCATACGCTGGCCAAACAGGTCTACTTCCCCTTGCCGGATGGCAGCTACCACCTGCTGGCGCCGCTGTTTCCCACCAGCCTGGTGCACCGCGTGCAACAGCGCATGCGCGAGGATCGCTTCGGCGAAGCCGCCAAGGCGGCGCGCGATGCACGCAAAGCAAAACAGCCGCACCCGCATGGATACTGCGAATACCTCGACCTGGCGATCCAGAAGTTCGGCGGCACAAAACCGCAGAACATCAGCCAACTCAACAGCGAGCGCTACGGCGAAAACTGGCTGCTCGCCTCGCTGCCGCCGCAATGGCGCACCCTCGACCTGCGCCCGCCCCTACGCCGCGACTCGGCGTTCGAGTTTATCTACCGCAACGACAAAGCCCTGCGCGCACGCGTGGCCGAGTTGCAGCACTTCTTGCGCGATACCAGCCACAACAATTGGCAGATTCGTCGCAAACGCGCGCGCCTGCTCGGCGAAATCAGCGATGCCTGCCACCAGTACGCCGCCGCTCTGCTCGAAGCCAACCGCAACGGCGAGCTGGCCGCCGGCTGGAGTGCGCACGCCGACTGCCGCCTGGACGACAGCGAACGGCATTGGCTCGACCCGCTGCGCGCTCAGGATGATGAAGCGTTCAAAAGCACCCACCTGTGGCGCGACTGGCCGGAGCAGGCCAGCAAGCGCTTCGGCAACTGGCTCAACGCCAAGCTCGACCACGACGCCCTGCGCCTCGGCGAAGACGAAGCCAATCACTGGCGGGGCGTGCTGCACGACGAACTCACACTGTTCAAGGAGATGCTCGACGATGGACGCGCCTGA
- a CDS encoding HipA domain-containing protein, with protein MKRELLAWIGDRLVGHLYDDNGVWSFRYADDWGAFDLCPNLPRAQGTILDNSSQRPVQWYFDNLLPEEGQRQLLAADARLEASDAFALLAYYGAESAGSLTLLPPGEALPKGELRVLTDEALARRIAAMPRLPLTHEAHKRMSLAGAQHKLAVVLKAGQLYEPVGAAPSTHILKPDHPEPAFAHSVVNEWFCMRLAARVGLAVPGVSRHYVPQPVYLIERFDRQAQGETWQRLHSIDACQMLGLDRHFKYQAGSIERLVQLLGLTIAPAVTRTRLFNWLLFNVLIGNTDAHLKNISFLVGSRGQQLSPFYDLLSTAVYETRAFDQDRWPQATTLAWPILGESRLAHIDRQHLLDAAEALGLKRSPANAQLQRMQERIAAHADELLAQTERENAELAAERPELRATFAGEMRCLRAIRALVAEQAARLQ; from the coding sequence ATGAAGCGCGAGCTGCTGGCCTGGATCGGTGATCGCCTGGTGGGGCATCTCTACGACGACAATGGCGTATGGAGCTTCCGCTATGCGGACGACTGGGGCGCTTTCGACCTGTGCCCGAACCTGCCACGGGCACAGGGCACCATCCTCGACAACAGCAGCCAGCGTCCGGTGCAGTGGTACTTCGACAACCTGTTGCCCGAGGAAGGCCAGCGCCAGTTGCTGGCTGCCGATGCTCGTCTGGAAGCCAGCGACGCCTTCGCTCTGCTGGCGTACTACGGCGCCGAATCGGCCGGCTCACTGACCCTGCTGCCGCCGGGCGAAGCGCTGCCGAAAGGCGAGCTGCGCGTCCTGACGGACGAAGCACTGGCCAGACGCATCGCAGCCATGCCGCGCCTGCCGCTGACCCACGAAGCTCACAAGCGCATGTCCCTGGCCGGCGCCCAACACAAGCTGGCCGTGGTGCTCAAGGCCGGCCAGTTGTACGAACCGGTCGGCGCGGCCCCCTCGACGCATATCCTCAAACCGGATCACCCCGAGCCAGCCTTCGCCCACTCGGTGGTCAACGAATGGTTCTGCATGCGCCTGGCCGCCCGCGTCGGCCTTGCCGTGCCCGGTGTCAGCCGTCATTACGTGCCCCAGCCGGTCTACCTGATCGAACGCTTCGACCGCCAGGCACAGGGCGAAACCTGGCAACGCCTGCACAGCATCGACGCCTGCCAGATGCTCGGCCTGGATCGTCATTTCAAGTACCAGGCCGGCAGTATCGAACGCCTGGTTCAGCTACTGGGGCTGACCATTGCCCCGGCAGTCACCCGTACTCGCCTGTTCAACTGGCTGCTGTTCAACGTGCTGATCGGCAATACCGACGCTCACCTGAAGAACATCAGCTTTCTGGTCGGCTCACGCGGTCAGCAGTTGTCGCCGTTCTATGACCTGTTGAGTACCGCCGTCTACGAAACCCGCGCCTTCGATCAGGATCGCTGGCCGCAAGCGACCACCCTGGCCTGGCCGATCCTTGGCGAGTCGCGCCTCGCACATATCGACCGCCAGCACCTGCTCGACGCCGCTGAAGCGTTGGGCCTGAAACGCTCCCCGGCCAATGCGCAGTTGCAGCGCATGCAGGAGCGCATCGCCGCGCACGCCGATGAATTGCTGGCACAAACAGAGCGGGAAAATGCCGAACTGGCAGCCGAACGCCCGGAGCTGCGCGCCACCTTTGCCGGCGAGATGCGTTGCCTGCGGGCGATTCGGGCGCTGGTGGCGGAGCAGGCCGCTCGGCTGCAATAG
- a CDS encoding helix-turn-helix domain-containing protein, with the protein MQTTLKSAAELGELIRRARKAQNIRQDDAAGSIGVSENFLGKVERGSESVQWGKLFQVLDGLGLRLIVDLPDEVEKLPGEPEA; encoded by the coding sequence ATGCAAACCACACTCAAGAGCGCGGCCGAACTGGGCGAGTTGATACGCCGGGCACGCAAGGCACAGAACATCCGCCAGGATGACGCCGCCGGCAGCATTGGCGTCAGCGAAAACTTCCTTGGCAAGGTCGAGCGCGGTAGCGAGAGCGTGCAGTGGGGCAAACTGTTCCAGGTGCTCGATGGCCTCGGACTGAGGTTGATCGTCGATCTGCCGGATGAAGTGGAAAAACTGCCCGGTGAACCTGAAGCATGA
- the cas3f gene encoding type I-F CRISPR-associated helicase Cas3f, which translates to MNVLLISQCDKRALVESRRLLDQFAERRGERTWQTPITQAGLDTLRKLLKKTARRNTAVACHWIRGKDHSELLWIVGDASRFNTQGAVPTNTTRRDVLRKDDENDWHSAEDIKLLAQMAALFHDIGKANTAFQAKLRGKGPLADAYRHEWVSLRLFEAFVGSGANDADWLQRLVEGDADWFARLRADHEQTQPSPFMQRHLPPLAQVIGWLIVSHHRLPSGKLPAAGLKLLPAPIKPDWCGARPDSSAAEKAACWQFPSGHLPFSSATWSKRVAACAQTMLERPGLLQNAPQWLVDPYAMHLSRLVLMLADHHYSSLPSDARLGDPNFPAHANTDKSGALKQRLDEHLLGVAQGARRIVGLLPRLERSLPRIARHKGFKRRVTDERFRWQDRAFDLACGLRDAARRQGFFGINLASTGCGKTLANGRILYALADPERGARFSIALGLRTLTLQTGEAYREKLGLDEDDLAIRVGGTAVRELFELSARARQAAAQGSESLANLLDNGHVHYEANLEDGPLKDWLQHDPLVHKLVSAPVLACTVDHLIPACESTRGGRQIAPMLRLLTSDLILDEPDDFDLADLPALTRLVHWAGLLGSRVLVSSATLPPALVRALFEAYSAGRTAYRRHRGEPGTSADICCAWFDEFACSASLQVDGDGFAAQHSAFIDKRLTPLSKQPVRRRARIVPVSASSKERPAICAELAQQLPGWMNELHQHHHSTASDGRRVSFGLLRLANVDPLIELAQALYAQGAPEGMRLHLCVYHSRFPLLLRSAIERQLDSLLRRHEPQAVFDQPTVRDALARYPETDHLFVVLASPVAEVGRDHDYDWAIVEPSSMRSIIQLAGRIRRHRPGACEGDNLYLLSHNLKALQGSKEAFIRPGFESDSMRLASHDLRELLPAEMLTIDAAPRIVEASPLQPKSRLVDLEHARLRAELLGMGASNVDLTAAFWWQTPAPLSGVMQHAQPFRKGRPQLDYALLPDSDDELPCTFHRDEEDGTWRPLNNLLSDLPLQYGPRIQRWGHAGYEVELATLAERKGLNLRACAMRYGQISLDCQRNDSGTLTDQTWRWHETLGFTRGR; encoded by the coding sequence ATGAACGTATTGCTGATCAGCCAGTGCGACAAACGCGCACTGGTGGAAAGCCGGCGCCTCCTCGATCAGTTCGCCGAACGCCGGGGCGAACGCACCTGGCAGACACCGATCACCCAGGCGGGGCTGGATACCTTGCGCAAGCTTTTGAAGAAGACTGCCCGACGCAACACCGCCGTGGCCTGCCACTGGATACGCGGCAAGGATCACAGCGAACTGTTGTGGATCGTCGGCGACGCCAGCCGCTTCAACACCCAGGGCGCGGTGCCGACCAACACCACCCGCCGCGACGTGCTGCGCAAGGATGACGAGAACGACTGGCACAGCGCCGAAGACATCAAACTGCTGGCACAGATGGCGGCGTTGTTCCACGACATCGGCAAGGCCAACACCGCCTTCCAGGCCAAGCTGCGCGGCAAGGGGCCGCTGGCCGATGCCTACCGCCACGAATGGGTATCGCTGCGCCTGTTCGAGGCCTTCGTCGGCAGCGGCGCCAACGATGCGGACTGGCTGCAACGACTGGTCGAGGGCGATGCCGATTGGTTCGCCCGCCTGCGCGCCGATCATGAACAAACTCAGCCCAGCCCCTTCATGCAACGGCATCTGCCACCCCTGGCCCAGGTGATCGGTTGGTTGATCGTCAGTCATCACCGCCTGCCCAGCGGCAAACTCCCGGCAGCAGGGCTGAAACTGCTGCCAGCGCCGATAAAGCCCGACTGGTGCGGTGCACGCCCGGACTCCAGTGCGGCGGAAAAGGCCGCCTGCTGGCAGTTCCCATCCGGTCATCTGCCATTTTCCAGCGCCACCTGGAGCAAACGTGTCGCGGCCTGTGCCCAGACCATGCTGGAGCGCCCCGGGCTGCTGCAAAACGCGCCGCAGTGGCTGGTCGATCCTTACGCCATGCACCTGTCGCGTCTGGTGCTGATGCTCGCCGACCACCACTACTCCAGCCTGCCAAGCGATGCCCGCCTCGGCGATCCCAACTTCCCCGCCCATGCCAACACGGACAAGAGCGGTGCGTTGAAACAACGCCTCGATGAACACCTGCTCGGCGTCGCTCAAGGCGCCCGGCGCATCGTCGGCCTGTTGCCACGCCTGGAACGCAGCCTGCCACGCATCGCCCGGCACAAGGGTTTCAAACGCCGCGTCACGGACGAGCGCTTCCGCTGGCAGGACAGAGCCTTCGACCTGGCCTGTGGTCTGCGAGACGCCGCCAGGCGGCAGGGCTTCTTCGGCATCAACCTGGCCTCCACCGGCTGCGGCAAGACCCTGGCCAATGGTCGAATTCTCTATGCCCTGGCCGACCCGGAGCGCGGTGCACGCTTCTCCATCGCCCTCGGCCTGCGCACCCTCACCTTGCAGACCGGTGAGGCTTACCGGGAAAAGCTCGGCCTGGACGAAGACGACCTGGCCATCCGCGTCGGCGGCACGGCGGTACGCGAGCTGTTCGAGCTGAGCGCCAGGGCGCGACAGGCTGCAGCGCAGGGTAGCGAGTCGCTGGCGAACCTACTGGACAATGGCCATGTGCACTACGAAGCCAACCTGGAAGACGGCCCGCTCAAGGACTGGCTGCAGCACGATCCGCTGGTGCACAAGCTGGTCAGCGCACCCGTCCTGGCCTGTACTGTCGATCACCTGATCCCAGCCTGCGAAAGCACTCGGGGCGGTCGGCAGATCGCACCGATGCTACGTCTGCTCACCTCCGACCTGATCCTGGACGAACCAGACGACTTCGACCTGGCCGACCTACCTGCCCTCACCCGCCTGGTGCACTGGGCCGGGTTGCTCGGCAGCCGCGTACTGGTGTCATCGGCCACCCTGCCACCGGCACTGGTGCGTGCCTTGTTCGAGGCTTACAGTGCCGGGCGCACCGCCTATCGCCGACATCGTGGCGAACCCGGTACCTCGGCAGACATCTGCTGCGCCTGGTTCGACGAATTCGCCTGCAGCGCCTCGCTACAGGTCGATGGCGACGGCTTCGCGGCGCAACACAGCGCTTTCATCGACAAGCGCCTGACCCCTCTGAGTAAACAACCGGTGCGCCGCCGCGCCCGTATCGTTCCAGTCAGCGCCAGCAGCAAGGAACGCCCGGCCATCTGCGCCGAGCTGGCGCAGCAACTACCGGGCTGGATGAACGAACTGCATCAACACCATCACAGCACGGCCAGTGATGGTCGGCGCGTCAGCTTCGGCCTGCTGCGTCTGGCCAATGTCGACCCGCTGATCGAATTGGCCCAGGCGCTGTACGCCCAGGGCGCGCCCGAGGGCATGCGCCTGCATCTATGCGTTTACCACTCGCGCTTCCCGCTGCTACTGCGCTCGGCCATCGAGCGCCAACTGGACAGCCTGCTGCGCCGCCATGAGCCACAGGCCGTGTTCGACCAACCCACGGTGCGCGACGCCCTGGCTCGCTACCCTGAGACCGATCACTTGTTCGTCGTGCTCGCCTCGCCGGTGGCCGAGGTGGGCCGCGACCACGATTACGACTGGGCCATCGTCGAGCCTTCATCCATGCGCTCGATCATCCAGTTGGCCGGGCGCATCCGTCGCCATCGCCCAGGCGCCTGCGAGGGCGACAATCTTTACCTGCTGTCGCATAACCTCAAGGCCTTGCAGGGCAGCAAAGAGGCGTTCATCCGCCCCGGTTTCGAGAGCGATAGCATGCGCCTGGCCAGCCATGACCTGCGCGAACTGCTACCGGCCGAGATGCTCACCATCGACGCCGCGCCACGCATCGTCGAGGCCAGTCCCCTGCAACCGAAAAGCCGCCTGGTGGATCTGGAACATGCGCGCCTACGTGCCGAATTGCTCGGCATGGGCGCCAGCAACGTCGATCTGACCGCAGCATTCTGGTGGCAGACGCCAGCGCCTTTGAGCGGCGTGATGCAACATGCGCAGCCCTTCCGCAAGGGCCGCCCGCAACTCGATTACGCCCTGCTGCCCGACAGTGACGACGAGCTACCCTGCACCTTCCACCGTGACGAAGAGGACGGCACCTGGCGCCCATTGAACAACCTGCTGAGCGACCTGCCCTTGCAATACGGCCCACGTATTCAGCGCTGGGGGCACGCCGGCTATGAAGTGGAGCTGGCCACTCTGGCCGAACGCAAGGGCCTGAATCTGCGCGCCTGCGCCATGCGTTATGGGCAGATCAGCCTCGACTGCCAGCGCAATGACAGCGGCACCTTGACCGACCAAACCTGGCGCTGGCATGAGACCCTGGGTTTCACGCGTGGTCGATAA
- the cas1f gene encoding type I-F CRISPR-associated endonuclease Cas1f translates to MDDISPSDLKTILHSKRANLYYLQHCRVLVNGGRVEYVTDAGKQSLYWNIPIANTTTILLGTGTSITQAAMRELAKAGVLVGFCGGGGTPLFSANEMDVEVAWFTPQSEYRPTEYLQKWVKFWFDDDQRLEAAKAFQLARLQRIRQGWLNSRPLKDAGFQIDAAALENALETSQRAIVAAPDNTFLLTEEARLSKQLFALAARAVSYGDFTRAKKGSGSDPANRFLDHGNYLAYGLAASATWVLGIPHGLAVLHGKTRRGGLVFDVADLVKDATILPQAFVSAVRGDEEQEFRQACIENLTRGESLDLMIDTLKAVAEQVGA, encoded by the coding sequence ATGGACGACATCAGCCCCTCCGACCTCAAGACCATCCTCCACTCCAAGCGCGCCAATCTCTACTACCTGCAGCACTGCCGGGTGCTGGTCAACGGTGGGCGGGTGGAGTACGTCACCGATGCAGGCAAGCAATCGCTGTACTGGAATATCCCCATCGCCAACACCACCACCATCCTGCTCGGTACCGGCACTTCGATCACCCAGGCGGCGATGCGTGAGCTGGCCAAGGCCGGCGTGCTGGTAGGTTTCTGCGGCGGGGGCGGCACACCACTGTTCTCGGCCAACGAGATGGATGTGGAGGTGGCCTGGTTCACGCCGCAAAGCGAATATCGCCCGACGGAATATCTGCAGAAGTGGGTGAAATTCTGGTTCGACGATGACCAGCGCCTGGAGGCGGCCAAGGCCTTTCAACTGGCACGGTTGCAACGTATCCGTCAGGGCTGGCTGAACAGCCGGCCACTGAAGGATGCCGGTTTCCAGATCGATGCCGCCGCCCTGGAGAACGCCCTCGAAACTTCGCAGCGCGCCATCGTGGCGGCACCGGACAACACCTTCCTGCTTACCGAAGAAGCCCGCCTGAGCAAGCAACTGTTCGCCCTCGCCGCGCGTGCCGTCAGCTATGGCGATTTCACTCGCGCCAAGAAAGGCAGCGGTAGCGATCCGGCCAACCGCTTCCTCGACCACGGCAACTACCTGGCCTACGGCCTGGCCGCCAGCGCCACCTGGGTGCTGGGCATCCCTCACGGCCTGGCCGTGCTGCACGGCAAGACGCGGCGCGGTGGCCTGGTGTTCGACGTGGCCGATCTGGTCAAGGACGCCACCATCCTGCCGCAAGCCTTCGTCAGCGCCGTGCGTGGCGATGAGGAGCAGGAATTTCGCCAGGCCTGTATCGAGAACCTCACCCGCGGCGAATCACTGGACCTCATGATCGACACCCTCAAGGCCGTGGCCGAGCAGGTTGGCGCATGA
- a CDS encoding efflux transporter outer membrane subunit, whose product MTRYLIPALCVALLLSGCSHKPETPAELPAAPAQWRHAQAGEAVTDTWWRSFASTELDALIDQALRNNQDLAAAAARLRQAEASSRAAGAPLLPRLDGNLGASREGRLGGNGEAVGNRYSGGLVASYEVDLWGRLAADYDAAQAELAASRFDRDALRLSLTASLVETWLRQVALDERLRLADLNLNNAERVLATVQARANAGAATPLELAQQRGLVAEQRRSRAELRQQADDVRSNLAVLLGQGEPAATSSTSLVTLQAPSLTVGLPSELLLRRPDLARAEAQLSAADANLRAARAALLPRLNLSAGANGSAGSLSRVFADPLYSLTTALTAPIFDGGALAAERDRSDARREELLANYRQRIIEAFADVQVALNAGSGVEAQWQAQQDVQAQAERALQLAERRYQAGADDLLNLLDAQRTLYAAEDQSALLRLARLQSGVALARALGGGWSAAPAQ is encoded by the coding sequence ATGACCCGCTATCTCATTCCGGCACTGTGCGTAGCCCTGCTGCTGAGCGGCTGCAGCCACAAGCCCGAAACACCTGCCGAGCTGCCCGCCGCACCTGCACAGTGGCGCCATGCGCAGGCCGGCGAAGCCGTGACCGATACCTGGTGGCGCAGCTTTGCCAGCACCGAACTGGACGCGCTGATCGACCAGGCGCTGCGCAACAATCAGGATCTGGCTGCGGCCGCCGCTCGCCTGCGCCAGGCCGAAGCCAGCAGCCGCGCCGCAGGCGCCCCGCTGCTGCCACGTCTGGACGGCAACCTCGGCGCCAGTCGTGAAGGCCGTCTTGGCGGCAATGGCGAAGCCGTCGGCAATCGCTACAGCGGCGGCCTCGTCGCCAGCTATGAAGTGGATCTGTGGGGCCGCCTGGCCGCCGACTACGACGCCGCACAGGCCGAGCTGGCCGCCAGCCGCTTCGACCGCGATGCCCTGCGCCTGAGCCTGACCGCCAGCCTGGTGGAAACCTGGCTGCGCCAGGTCGCCCTCGACGAACGCCTGCGCCTGGCCGATCTCAACCTGAACAATGCCGAGCGGGTGCTGGCCACCGTGCAGGCACGCGCCAATGCAGGTGCCGCCACCCCGCTGGAACTGGCCCAGCAACGCGGCCTGGTCGCCGAGCAACGCCGCAGCCGAGCAGAACTGCGCCAGCAGGCCGATGACGTGCGTAGCAACCTCGCCGTGCTGCTCGGCCAGGGCGAACCGGCGGCAACTTCCTCGACCTCGCTCGTCACCCTGCAAGCGCCTTCGCTGACCGTCGGCCTACCCAGCGAGCTACTGCTGCGCCGCCCGGATCTGGCCCGCGCCGAAGCTCAGCTCAGTGCCGCCGACGCCAACCTGCGTGCAGCGCGCGCCGCCCTGCTGCCGCGTCTGAACCTCTCTGCCGGTGCCAACGGCTCGGCCGGCAGCCTGAGCCGTGTATTCGCCGATCCGCTGTATTCGCTGACCACCGCACTCACCGCGCCGATCTTCGATGGCGGAGCCCTGGCCGCCGAACGTGACCGCAGCGACGCCAGGCGCGAAGAGCTGCTGGCCAACTATCGCCAACGCATCATCGAAGCCTTCGCGGATGTACAGGTGGCGCTCAATGCCGGCAGCGGCGTGGAAGCGCAATGGCAGGCGCAGCAGGACGTACAGGCCCAGGCCGAGCGCGCCCTGCAACTGGCCGAACGGCGTTACCAGGCGGGCGCCGACGATCTGCTCAACCTGCTCGATGCGCAGCGCACGCTGTATGCCGCCGAAGATCAGAGCGCCCTGCTACGCCTGGCCCGCCTGCAAAGTGGCGTGGCACTGGCACGGGCGCTGGGCGGTGGCTGGAGTGCGGCTCCAGCTCAGTGA